The following are from one region of the Nicotiana tomentosiformis chromosome 7, ASM39032v3, whole genome shotgun sequence genome:
- the LOC104108566 gene encoding indole-3-acetic acid-amido synthetase GH3.6, with product MPEAPKTAEYSAVAENNKKVLQFIEEVTTNADEVQKRVLAEILSQNAHVEYLHRHDLNGHTDRDTFKKIMPVITYEDIQSDITRIANGDKSPILCSQPISEFLTSSGTSGGERKLMPTIEEELVRRSKLYSLLMPVMSQFVPDLEKGKGMYFLFIKSEAKTPGGLPARPVLTSYYKSPHFKNRRPDPYTNYTSPNETILCSDSYQSMYSQMLCGLCQNKEVLRVGAVFASGFIRAIRFLEKHWSLLCHDIRTGTINSQITDPSVREAVMKILKPDNKLADFIEVECSKKSWQGIITRLWPNTKYIDVIVTGTMSQYIPTLDYYSNGLPLVCTMYASSECYFGVNLNPLCKPSEVAYTLIPTMGYFEFLPVHRNNGVTNSISMPKSLNEKEQQELVDLVDVKIGQEYELVVTTYAGLYRYRVGDVLRVAGFKNNAPQFNFICRKNVVLSIDADKTDEVELQNAVKNAVSHLMPFDAHVIEYTSYADTTTIPGHYVLFWELNVNGSTPVPPSVFEDCCLTIEESLNSVYRQGRASDKSIGPLEIKIVENGTFDKLMDYAISLGASINQYKTPRCVKFAPIVELLNSRVVSSYFSPKCPKWVPGLKQWNNMN from the exons ATGCCTGAGGCACCAAAAACAGCTGAATACAGTGCTGTTGCAGAAAACAACAAGAAAGTTCTTCAGTTCATTGAAGAGGTGACAACCAACGCCGATGAGGTCCAAAAGAGAGTTCTTGCTGAAATTCTGTCTCAAAATGCTCATGTTGAATACTTGCATCGCCATGATCTTAATGGTCATACTGACCGAGACACGTTCAAGAAAATCATGCCTGTTATCACCTACGAGGATATTCAGTCTGATATTACTCGTATTGCCAATGGTGATAAATCTCCTATCCTCTGCTCTCAACCCATCTCTGAGTTTTTGACAAG TTCCGGGACATCAGGAGGGGAAAGAAAACTGATGCCAACCATTGAGGAAGAACTTGTGAGGAGATCAAAGCTCTACAGCCTTCTAATGCCTGTGATGAGCCAATTTGTTCCAGACCTTGAAAAAGGCAAAGGAATGTACTTTTTGTTCATAAAATCTGAGGCTAAGACACCAGGGGGATTACCAGCTCGTCCTGTATTAACAAGTTATTATAAGAGCCCCCATTTCAAGAACAGGCGTCCTGACCCTTACACAAACTATACCAGCCCAAATGAAACGATTCTCTGCTCAGATTCTTACCAAAGTATGTATTCTCAAATGCTTTGTGGCCTCTGCCAAAACAAAGAAGTCCTCCGTGTTGGGGCAGTCTTTGCCTCAGGCTTTATCCGTGCTATCCGTTTCTTGGAAAAGCACTGGTCTCTTCTTTGTCACGATATTAGAACTGGAACCATTAACTCCCAAATTACTGATCCTTCAGTGAGAGAGGCAGTGATGAAAATCCTGAAACCTGATAATAAGTTAGCTGATTTTATTGAGGTTGAATGCAGCAAAAAATCATGGCAAGGGATTATCACTAGGTTGTGGCCTAATACTAAATATATTGATGTTATTGTGACTGGAACCATGTCACAGTATATACCCACTCTCGATTACTATAGCAATGGCCTCCCTCTTGTCTGCACCATGTATGCTTCCTCGGAATGCTACTTTGGTGTCAACCTTAATCCCCTTTGCAAGCCCAGTGAAGTTGCTTACACACTTATTCCCACCATGGGTTATTTTGAGTTCTTGCCTGTTCACAGAAATAATGGTGTCACTAATTCAATCTCCATGCCTAAATCACTAAATGAGAAAGAGCAGCAAGAATTGGTGGATTTAGTTGATGTCAAGATTGGCCAGGAGTATGAACTTGTTGTCACCACATATGCTG GACTCTACAGGTATAGGGTGGGTGATGTGCTTCGGGTTGCTGGATTTAAGAACAACGCTCCTCAATTCAACTTTATCTGCCGGAAAAATGTGGTGTTAAGCATTGATGCAGACAAGACAGATGAGGTAGAGCTACAAAATGCGGTCAAAAATGCAGTGAGCCATTTGATGCCATTTGATGCACATGTGATTGAGTACACTAGCTACGCTGATACAACCACAATTCCAGGGCACTATGTCCTATTCTGGGAGCTGAATGTGAATGGCTCAACCCCAGTTCCTCCATCAGTTTTTGAAGATTGTTGCCTCACTATTGAGGAGTCCCTTAACAGCGTTTACCGCCAGGGTCGTGCATCGGACAAATCCATTGGCCCACTGGAAATCAAGATTGTGGAAAATGGGACTTTTGACAAGCTCATGGACTATGCCATTAGCTTAGGTGCTTCAATAAATCAGTACAAGACACCCCGATGCGTCAAATTTGCACCCATTGTTGAGCTTCTGAATTCGAGAGTGGTGTCTAGCTACTTCAGCCCCAAATGCCCAAAATGGGTTCCTGGCCTCAAGCAATGGAACAACATGAACTGA